One genomic segment of Desulforamulus reducens MI-1 includes these proteins:
- the mraY gene encoding phospho-N-acetylmuramoyl-pentapeptide-transferase → MDYTVVWLAAGISFLVTLVLGPVTIPLLQRLKFGQTIRAEGPAAHMAKTGTPTMGGIMFLIGIAVAGAVLLVSNIPGRAEGLVVLAVTLGYGLIGFLDDFIKVVLKRNLGLKAREKILGQLVFATVLAVVAVFKLGRGTDYIIPFSSGISFDLGWWPFFFLTLFVLLGTSNGVNLTDGLDGLASGATVFTATAFAILALVTGKIGLAIVLAAVVGGCLGFLFYNRHPAKVFMGDTGSLALGGALGAGAVVTRNELLLVVIGGLYVLETLSVIIQVISFKTTGRRVFRMSPLHHHFELSGWSERKVVRNFWLLSFLFSLVGLLGAQDFWLWLSNR, encoded by the coding sequence ATGGATTATACAGTGGTCTGGTTGGCCGCCGGTATCAGTTTCTTGGTTACTCTGGTGCTGGGACCGGTAACAATACCCCTTCTTCAACGATTAAAATTCGGTCAAACCATTCGCGCAGAGGGTCCAGCGGCCCACATGGCTAAAACAGGTACTCCGACCATGGGCGGCATTATGTTTTTAATTGGTATTGCGGTTGCTGGAGCCGTGTTATTAGTAAGTAATATTCCGGGCCGAGCTGAAGGGTTGGTGGTTTTAGCTGTTACCCTGGGCTACGGTCTTATCGGTTTTCTGGATGATTTTATTAAAGTGGTGTTAAAGCGGAATCTAGGACTTAAAGCCCGAGAAAAAATACTGGGGCAGCTAGTTTTTGCCACAGTTCTGGCGGTTGTGGCCGTATTTAAACTGGGCCGAGGCACTGATTACATTATTCCCTTTTCATCAGGTATTAGCTTTGATCTGGGTTGGTGGCCCTTCTTTTTCCTTACACTGTTCGTACTGTTGGGTACCAGCAACGGTGTAAACCTAACAGACGGGTTAGATGGTTTGGCCTCAGGCGCTACGGTATTCACTGCCACTGCCTTTGCAATTCTGGCATTGGTTACCGGTAAAATTGGTCTAGCCATCGTATTAGCTGCTGTAGTGGGCGGTTGTCTGGGATTTTTGTTTTATAACAGGCATCCGGCCAAAGTATTTATGGGGGATACCGGTTCGCTAGCTCTGGGGGGCGCTCTAGGCGCTGGGGCGGTTGTCACACGCAACGAATTACTACTGGTGGTGATCGGGGGACTCTATGTATTAGAAACCCTTTCGGTCATAATACAGGTGATATCCTTTAAAACCACTGGTAGACGTGTTTTTCGCATGAGTCCACTACACCACCATTTTGAGCTTTCCGGTTGGTCCGAGCGTAAGGTTGTACGAAATTTTTGGTTATTAAGCTTTCTATTTTCCCTGGTGGGATTGTTGGGTGCACAGGATTTTTGGTTATGGCTTTCCAATCGATAG